The DNA sequence GAAAGAATACTTTTCACCATTTTGCCATAACAATAGAAGGCTTAATCCCATTTTTACAAAATCTAATCAGTAAAGGTGTTCGAGTCTTTGACACCGACGATGGCACTTCCATGAAAGACACCAATACTAATTTAGATTGTCCCAAACGTAATTACTTTGCTTATGACCCTTCGGGTAATTTAGTGGAGTTTATAGATTCCACTAACAATTTTTTCAAGTAAACGCGATAACTCTAAAAAAATATAATCGTGAGAAGAAATATTTGCAATAGGTCTATTGCAATCTGAGGATGAATTAAATTCAACATCAACAAAAACCATTAATGAGAAGCTTGTTCAAATATTGTCCGTAACAAATAAAATTACTCGAGACGGTAGAAAGATATACATCTTGAGGTTAGATAATGGCACAATTATCGAAATATTGCCTTCATTTTTTACAACGCACAGTAGCACCGAAGAAGTTCACCAAAACATCGAAGAAGTCATATCAAACATAGAAAGCATTTGATTAGAAAATAATCATAATTAAGAAGTTACTGTTTCTACTTTGTATCCAGTCAAGACAATCATTTATCTAAAAATATTTTGTGAACTTAAAGAAATCCAATTTTACAAGTAACCAAGAAGCCTTCAAAGACGGGCAAAATGCCGCATTAGTGTGAAAAAACAAGATGTGGATAAGTGCAGGACTTATTTAGCCAAAGCTCCCAAGCTATTCAATAATATTTTCCTAGTACTTCAAAATCGTGTTTATCTTGAATCCTGAGGTCTTGACCTTCTTTAAAGTGCCTTTTCTTTTGATCTAATACTCTTAACGGATTTTCTATTCTAATTTTTATACCTTCAAACTCAACTGTCTCATTTTCATACCATTTTCTATGTGCATCAACATATTTCCCTTCTTTATTTATTTCCAGAACACCATTTGTTAATTTGAACGGCCACATATCAACAATTTCCTGACAGTCTTTGTCAAGCACTTTACACGTTTCGGGATAACTATCAGAGGCAGGCTCATCAATTTTGTATCCGTTTTCCACGAACCAACTTTTCCACCATTCATAGTCATCTAACATCGGATGAAAATCAATATCATGATGATTTCTAGTTACTTTACCTACATATAAATCAATCGCCAATCCTCCACCTATGAAATACTCCTTGGTATAGTTTTCAGCCGTCTTTGAAATCTTTTTTGCCAACTCAAACAAACTAAATGTATATGTATCTATTTTTGTATTTTTTGCAAATCTTGTATTTGGCATATATGAAGTATATCAGAGGTGAATAACATGACGGGTAAAATATCCTGCCATTCTGAAATTTCAATGTAAGGTGGGAATGAGTTTAGAACCGGATTCGCCATTTAGACATACTACTGCCCATTCATCTTGACCGAAAAGATTTCATATGGGAATATGGGATTATGAGTGATACAAAAATACTTCAAGCAATTCTTGATGGACAAAAATCTATTCGAGACGATATTAAAAAAGTAGAAAAGAAAGTGGATAACAATGGGATGAGAATAGATAAGCTAGGATTGCAAATCGCAGATTTGGAAGACGACGCACCTACAATTGAAGAGTTTGATAAACTTGAAAAAAGACTAGAAAAGGTGGAAGAAAAAGTCGCTTCTTTGTAAAAGTATTTCATTGCTTCAGATTGATAATTGTAGTGGGCTAAATGCATTGTCCTGAGCATTGCCGAAGGTGGATGAGTTTAGAACATATTTGAAATCATGATCCACACACCCACAATAAACACTGGATATTATTTATAAATCGCAATTATTTGCCTGATGATTAAATCTTCCCATTTTTCAATGAAGTTAGAGGTGTAATCAAACCAAACTCTATAGAAATCTTCTCGTTTTATTTTTCGCACTCTCCCCACTTCCGGGTCTTGTAAATAAATACTCGTTTCATCCAAACCAATTATGACTGAATAGTGTCCATCTGCAACTTCATCTTCTGGGTAATAATATCGACCCCTAGTAAACCAGTTAACTATTACAGGTACTCCTTTCTTAAGCCAACCCAAGATATCATCAAAATTAGACTCATTTTTTATTTCTACCCTAAATCCAAGTGATTCAGCAGCTTTCTTCATAGATTTGTCATCTGTACCCAAGTCAGCATCTCTATTGCACAATTTTGCTAATTCTTTCTCGCTTTTTTTCATACCGTAATAATTTAGTACGATCTTCAGCGAAGCTGGACCACAGTAACCACCTCCAAGAGTTTCTTGAAATGATTTAACATCTAACATTATATTTTTCATAATTTCTTTATCATTATATCTTTAAACACCTCCTGAAGTTTAAGTTCTTTACAACTTTTACTGGCAACGATCCTGGATCCTGTTACCCATTCATCTTGACCGAAAAGATTTCATATGGGAATATGGGATTATGAGTGATACAAAAATACTTCAAACTCTTATCGATGGACAAGTAAAACTTCAAAAACAAATTGAAGATGGATTCAAACAGGTAAATACAAGACTTGACATAATCGGTTCCGATGTTGCACATCTTCAGGATGATGCACCAACGGTTGACGAATTTGATCAGCTTGTCGAGAGAGTATATAAGGTTGAGAAAAAAGTAGCTACATTTCAGTAAACCCTCATTTATTTATAAAAGTTGTGGCAGATAAAATTTCGTGCCACATCATGGCTCTGGCAAAGTATGGGGGTGAGTAGAAAACCGGTTTGGCTATATAATCCCCACTCTTACTCACTTTTTATAAAATGATATTTAATCTTAGGATTGCCATAGTGAGTGATAGAAGACCAAACAGTACTAGCTCTAGGAAATTATATTTGAAGTATTTCCAGAGCAGCGGATCATTCCTCAATGAAAATACTTTGGCTATATATCTCCAATAATAGAAATCGACAATTAATAATACAGAGTAAATAATTAAACCACCGCTGGATAAGCTGTTAAAATAATCTAGCACGATTGCAAATACCAATATCAGCAATCCTCTTGAGAAGAAATATGAGGGTACCAAAAGTACAAAGCTCATAACTTTCATT is a window from the Candidatus Woesebacteria bacterium genome containing:
- a CDS encoding VOC family protein, translating into MHVGINHVTIVVNDKSKAQYFYCDLLGLEKKVIGKSLWVKVGNQYIHINENPNQIRKNTFHHFAITIEGLIPFLQNLISKGVRVFDTDDGTSMKDTNTNLDCPKRNYFAYDPSGNLVEFIDSTNNFFK
- a CDS encoding C39 family peptidase, with the protein product MKNIMLDVKSFQETLGGGYCGPASLKIVLNYYGMKKSEKELAKLCNRDADLGTDDKSMKKAAESLGFRVEIKNESNFDDILGWLKKGVPVIVNWFTRGRYYYPEDEVADGHYSVIIGLDETSIYLQDPEVGRVRKIKREDFYRVWFDYTSNFIEKWEDLIIRQIIAIYK